The genomic window acCGGGAGTTTCatgcccaagaccggcccacttttttagtgggGGTGGAAATTAGATAAataaagcaacatttcagctcttactatcctgtagtttttattagtaggctaccaatattccactattccacaaggataggttgataaggttgataacaaaaacaggaaggaagaaataaagcatttgaaagaggcatattgaactattgtttacatgtttttttttttttgcatgggtcagctatcatgttgttgtttggtgatttgctcctttactacacccacttctgagcaaacaaggcatataggttgatcatgtagctACTGCAGTCATATACAGTTCTTTCTTacataaaataactttaattcatatggttaacaCTATTATCCTtcctacttgtccctgtagtcatagcTAATTTCGGGCTGatcattttcagcgggggactggctgatctgctgctcagaggctacttttgtttttaggcctataggctactgcatacacagatTAAGCTTGAGTTTTGTAATCAATATTTGCATACtatttgcaaagtctatgaatcgccatattggatgataaaaaaaaggctaatattttaattaatttaatatgttgcttgcgAATAGGTTGCCAATGCTACAACATCCATAGCCCATTATCCCAATAATTACGCCGCTATAAtcatggctatctctctttaccagttgccacttacagtatgtctgtcttcttcaaaaaaaatctggaagcttggcatatttggcagcattttcctccaatacttttcgtcttttttacctggccttttcagtccctcaaggcctctttctaccatccatcctccctgatgCTTATCACTACGGTAGGGCCATCCTGGCTGGTATCTAAACTTTttagaaaagacgggctatatggacccaaccaattaactcttgggaggggagaacaacccatgcagaggcagcggtgttaggcatagaatgcgaacgtgtgtagcaaactttaagagaagatagattaacgtggcaaatgtcaatatttttccttcgaccggcccaaaagtgaagcggcccaccggaaattctcccgattacccactccggACCTGGTACCCACTGTAAAATATCAAATTAGTCCTTTCAGTATACTAAGTCCTTCCTTAGTATTTTCAGTGTAATTGTACTACTAAGGTCTTTGGTCATTGTAAGGGCCCTCTATTATGCTAGGCTATATCGTTTTCAAGACAAcaggctacccatatctgggaaaaTATGATGAtcatgcatgcatatatattTATGTCAAGTGAAAATACTTTGTGTCTCATGATTGTTGCATTCATGTCACCTGAAGCATGCTGGTAGAAATATCTATTCAAAAGCACAGTTGCTTGGACTGCTATTAGGCTACATTAGAATTTCAGCCCAAAGTTGGATACCATGTAGAAATTTGCGGCAATTTCAAAACTCAGGAACGGCTACTGTACAATAGAATGCTTCATATTgtcgtgttcggtaaggtctgctgtttattctgatagcCTATATGATTTACCATGCGTTGAGTTTGTGAGATACTGTATACCACCGACAGTAATGGGTGGAGAAGGACgaagtgctgtgtgctgtgaatgcaaatatgatGAAATGTCATGTATGCCCAACGTTAATTTTCACGTGAACCATTTTTCACAGCACCTAGCCGCTAATATCACTGGAAAGCTCCGGTTCCGCTCTTTTGTTTGACATCTTGATTTATGTGAGATAAGTACTCTGtgatagcctggcgggccatcctatatcattgaaatgtatagtctggaatcgaaccattcacctcgcttaatccaaggggcgggcagagaattgtctttcaaactgcctaggcatgcaataggccagcgctacgaccatatccgtatccggtcggcaaaacggcaaatacatccttcttcgaaaggaacgacttaagtgcattgtgttgctcaactttcgttatcctgttaagcccgccttaagactctaacaTAATAGAgcactgtgattggatgacgtccacggcgtcagtcaatagaaatccctatggtttgatactagacgtacaggctgagcaaattaatttgccgccgctagggtgcgtctagatttctaggctaactctGTGAGCTATTCAGCAGAGAGTAATGGATGTGAATTCGGACGTATATATTAttactatatatttttagggGGCTTTTGATCATCTTAGGGTGGCTTCAGCCCCCCTAAAATAGGTCTAACGACATCCTTGTGTGAAATGATGGTTAGGTGGTGGGGAAAGCTGTCTGTGGTGGAGTTCTCACTCTTGAAAACCTGGGAAAGTCTGATGTAACGTAAATTCTTTGTGACTTTGGcatataggcctaatgagaCATATCTCATATACAATATCATACAATACAATATCATACATTGTGTCAGCCTTTTCTGCTTGTCCGTCTACTTATGACATCGCTGACATCGGAACCCTATAAAAAGCCATTATTTAATTGGTCAGGAACTCTATTGCATACGAAATTTCACATCAAACGAGACAGTTtcgaatgttttttttaaattattttcattttcatttcgtCCTCAGTGAGTACAGACcaattagaataactgtgtTTATTAACCTGCTTAATTTTGTGTGAATTTCATCCGAAAAATTGGACTTGGTGTGGACAGGCCTTAAGACACATAAAACACCAACCAAACCATAATGTGCCACACTCgtcctaataataatccttTACAAAGACATGTCTAACACCAACCTTAATGTCTGCAGTTTGCAGTTAGGACTAGACAGTCCCTTAGAGAGAAGCTGAACTCCAGAATCCCCCAGGTCGTTGTGATTCAGGTCCAGCTCTGTCAGGGAGTTTGGTGACTGTAGAACAGCAGCCACAACTCCACAGGCGTTCTCTGAGAGTTTGCATTCAGCAAGTCTGCATAACaacacaaataaagacaaaatatTGCAGAGATGGATAAATGTAACAATGTGCCCCGATAAATCAACACAATCAAGTGATCTTTCGCAGACCATTCTCATGCcaaatcacatacacatacataaacacacacacacacacctgaaagaTTTGTAATGTTATAAGAGGACAAGTGTATACATATAAGCAATTTATTTGTGGCACACCATCAACCACAATCCTGTAATGAAGATGGAATTTCCCAATTCATAACATCAAAATACATCAAGTGTACACCATCTTGCATTTTTTAAACAGTAAAGATACTTGTTTTTAATTTAGCAAACTGTTATAAAATGGGTATTACACATCAATGTACAAATCTCTGCCTAAACCAAAACCCCTTTAAAGTGTCCCAGAGTGGGTGTGGCCCAATTAATCAATTACCCACACCTGTAGACTATTATTTGCAAAAGCTCATTCAAATAAAACTGTGTTCTAAAACAGTGTAGTGCATCTTCACACATGAACccatttcatgaaaattctataatccaagatggccgccaccatatgacgtcataacatgcaaattagatataaacatttaatctctacataaactttgggtcatccttaatatttctctaatttacatgaagtctctatctcttatcacttttaagatatagccttttgaaatgaagatgtcaaaatcgaacgatgtcaaaacctctggcgcctaaagggttaaaacaCATATAAAACACCAACCAAACCATAATGTGCCACACtagtcctaataataatccttTACAAAGACATGTCTAACACCAACCTTAATGTCTGCAGTTTGCAGTTAGGACTAGACAGTCCCTTAGAGAGAAGCTGAACTCCAGAATCCCCCAGGTCGTTGTGATTCAGGTCCAGCTCTGTCAGGGAGTTTGGTGACTGTAGAACAGTACCCACAATTCCACAGGACTTCTCTGAGAGTCTGCATTCAAAGAGCCTGCATAACAACATGAGAAAAGATGACATATTACAGAAATGGATTAATGGAAAATATACTGTTTAAACAGTGCCCCAATAAATCAACATAGTCAAGAGACATTATTaccctagcctgacgagccagacccacattaaaatgtagggtctggacactcaccgttcgcagtgctcagtccgaggggcgggataatcagttgtctttcaaattccctctgcacgcaataggacagcggcagcgctatgagtcccatgcgtttcccaccagcggagctagttggctagttcaaacgtttgccaacttaataaaagcttaactcgtgtcacactgttcgccagcagcaacatccatcttatttgttttcaagtagcagggaattcaagccaaaccgttgcaactctgccatccatcattatgttaagcccacctaacgactctatacacgatttcattggcctgattaagtttcgatttctggagctcacaagccaacggagagttgctagactagccctggcagcaaatgtaattcgctgccgctaggggcgcgtctagatttctaggctattattACCCTGTAATATCACTCAAATGCGTGTGAGCATGcactatgtgcacacacacacacacacgcacacgaacacacacacacctacaaaatTCGGCTTGACAGTAATGTTAGTGGACTTATTTaaataaaagcaatatattaaTGTATGTGTAATTTCTCTGCCAAGTTATCAACCACAATCCTGTAGTGAATATGGAATGTTGTTAATTCCCCTCTTCTTCAAATCAAGACTATTTCACCTTTAGGCATCATTAAATGTTTAATAGGACTAGATCAGTAGTAAACAGCAGTGACAACATTATATGTAATCTCTATAGTCTCTCCATCAGAAACTCACCGTGCCTTTCTGCAGCACCTCACAGCTGGGATCAGTCTCCTGCGTCCCTCATCTGATGTGTTGTATTTCTTCAGGTCAAACTCTTCCAGCACATCCTCAGACATCAGAAGCATGTGGGCCAGTGCTGAACAGTGGGCAGGAGACAACTTCTGTTTGATGTTCTTTGGTGATGACAGGAATTTCTGAATTTCTTTGTGCATAGAATGATCATTCATTTCAAATAAGCAGTGGAAAAGATTGATGCATCGTTCAGGAGAGAGATCTTCTCTGTTCAGCTCCTTCATATACTGACATGTTTCTTTAATACTCTTTGAGGTGCTGTATGTTTGGTTCAGTAGACCTTTTAAAAGTCTCTGATTGCTCTCCAGAGAGATGCCCATAAGGAAGCGAAGGAAGAGATCCAGGTGTCCATTGCTGCTCTTCAAAGCCTCATCCACTGCACTCTTGAGCAGCACATGTAGATGATCCTGTGATTGTAAGCCCAGCACTGCTTGAAGAGATGATAAAATCGAGGGGTTGGgatcatctctctgtctgtgttcgTCACTGATAAGGGATGTCAGTGCCGCAAGGTTCTCAGTCACATAAGAGTGAAACACATACAAAGCTGCCAGAAACTCCTGgacactcagatgcacaaagCAGTAGACCTTCTTCTGGTGAAACACAGATTCTGTCTTGAAGATCTCAGTACACATGCCAGAGTACACTGAGGCTTCACTGACATCAATGCCACACTCTTGCAGGTCTTCTTCATAAAACATCAGATTTCCATTGTCCAAACTCCTGAAAGCCAGTTCTGCCAGCTTCAGTAAAATCTCTCTCTGAGATTCCAGAACTTTCGCTTGATTTGCTTTAGTTTCACTCTGATATTTCTGATCCTTCCTGGTGGTCTGGATGAGCAAGAATTGTATGAACATCTCTGTCAGCGTTTTGGGAATGTctttaatgtttttctttttcataaTCTGCTCAAGTACAGTGGCTGCAATCCAACAGAAGACTGGAATGTGGCACATGATGTGGAGACTCCTGGATGCTTTAATGTGGGAGATGATTCTGTTGGCCTGACTATCATCACCGATTCTCTTCCTGAAGTATTCTTCCTTCTGTGGGTCATTGAATCCTCGTACTTCTGTTACCTGGTTGATGTACTGAGCTGGAATCTGACTGGCTGCTGCTGGTCGTGAGGTTATCCAGATGAGTGCAGAGGGAAGCAGAGTTCCCTGAATGAGGCTCGTCATCAGAACATCCACTGATGATGTTTGTTTCACATCAGACAACTTACTGTTTTGTTCCAGATTCAGAGTCAACCGACTCTCATCCAAACCATCAAAGATGAACACAACCTGACAGTCTTTGTATCCCTCACCATCATTCAGCTCCTTCAGCTCAGGGTGGAAGTCCAGCAGGAGCCTGTGAAGACTGTACTGATCACCCTTGACTAAATTAAGCTCACGGAAAGAAAGGGGGAGCATAAAATCTATATCTTGATTGGCTACCCCATCTGTCCAATCAAGAATGAACTTTTGCACTGAGACTGTTTTTCCAATTCCAGCGACACCTTTGGTCATTACAGTTCTGATTTGCTTCTTCTGTCCAGGTAAGGGCTTGAATATGTCATTGCAGTTGATTGGTGTGTCTTCTGTGTTTTGAGATCTGGATGCTGACTCTACCTGCCAAACCTCATGCTCCTTATTCaccccttcactctctccctctgtgatgTAGAGCTCTGTGTAGATCTTATTGAGGAGAATCTCAGCTCCTGGTTTGATGATGCCTTCAGATATGTTCTCAAACCTCCTCTTCAGACTGACTTTGTGATTCTTTATAACTCTCCTCAGGTCCTCATCTGTTTAAAAATGACAACATTTGAAAATTACAATTGTTCAGTTTGATAACATTACTTTACTTCTCAGAAAACTATTAAATCAATACAGTGTTTAAAATGCACTGTTCAATCCCTGCACTGTTCacttttgcactaccaccattgcacacactcAACCATAGCCCCTTAACATGGTCAATACATTACAGGGTCAGTCCATACCAGACCTTTGTAATCTCTTCAATCGCTCTTTAATTTTGacatttctgtgagtgatttgtatgtatgtgagatatactgtatgtgtgtatgtatgtttgttgtgttatggttgtaTAAACTACTGGATGTGTAAAATTTAACCcagggatgaataaagtattaaTCTCTCTAAAAAGCCAAAATGTATACTCACCTAGTTCCCTCTTTCTGCCTGGTGTATGTTCAGCGTGCAGGTGTCTTCTGCTGTTGATCAGGCCTGTGTGTTCACCCTGTGTGCTCATATCTGTGTGTTCATCTAGAGGAGGCTGTAGAGGAGGTTGGGTTCTGCATGTCTTTCCACACTGGGGACAGACTTGGTCTCCTGGTAGTCCAGGCTGCTCCCAGTCGCTGCTGATGCACTGCCTGCAGAAACTGTGTCCACAGGTGGTGATGACTGGGTCCCTCAGTACCtgctcacacactccacacctgGACTGATCCTGGGTCAGATCAGCACTTAATCTGCAAAAACATCAGACAAAGAACACTTGGACAAATTGCTCCTCAgacaatgattaaaatgtgtaatatgcattattctattctattctgaaAACAGATACAAGTTCAGATTCACAGATTTAAAGGATCCATTCCACAAAAGACAGACATACCAgacatactactactactaatattgAATAATAAAGAAATTAGAACTGGAatttgtttaaatgtcattatACTAATTTGTACACTTTACTAATTTGTACATCATTTACACAGAATCTAATAATTTGAATGTTTTGCAGGCAGCAATCAAGACTCACTGTCCACTACAATctataatatacagtataatcaAAACTACAACTACAATATTTAATCACAACCGGCCAACACTATGCCCAGATTTTAAACCATTACAATTGTACTTCCACTAGATGGTTACTGTAAGCCCAGTCTTTTTGGCCaatcttttgcatttctaaaGAATGCCTTTCACAGTCAATTTACATCTGTGTGGGTACTTGTTGCTCACTATTGTCTTAGCTGTTTGGTCTTGAATTGAATGTATTTGTGCATAGTTGTAGACTAAGAACTACACTATAGTCTATAGGTATGAGATTTACCTACTGTAGGCCACACCCACTGCTCTCAGATACCAGATACCCTGTGATTCGGGGGTGGCCCAGGTGAATGATAAGAGGAGTTGCTTCTCAGCTCGGGGGCTCTTTTTTGCTCTTCTCTTCTGCTGCTACGGGGGGCTTCTTGTGCtgaccctcatctctctctttctctccctctcacacacacacaaaagtgtaTTCCTACCAGCATATCCTATTGCTTTCTATAACATATACATCTCTACATGGTGGTCAGCATTTAGGAAAGGTCAGTCCTTTCCATCTCATCCACCCAatatcctgtttgtgtgtgtgtgtgtgtgtgtgtgtgtgagagagagtgtgagtgtagaATTTCATGTGACTGACATGTCAACAGACTGATGACTACTCACATTAGACCTGATGGAACTGGTCCACTGCTGAAGGTGGGCATATCCAACATGGACTGatcactcttcatggacacacagctgggcactggagatggaggtctgtgtgtctgtgggctgGTTACATAAGGAGACATAAGAAACAGATTAACATCAACTCATTCCTCTGCGGAGTGATTTGCTCACCCTTACagtaatattacaacaatacatGCTCCATTTTAGaattaatttctctctctctggttcacacacacacacacacacacacacacacacaatacagtgtATTCCTACTAGCATATCCCATTG from Alosa sapidissima isolate fAloSap1 chromosome 9, fAloSap1.pri, whole genome shotgun sequence includes these protein-coding regions:
- the LOC121718788 gene encoding NACHT, LRR and PYD domains-containing protein 3-like isoform X3 — its product is MSSCEKEDHDCEPQSPQTHRPPSPVPSCVSMKSDRSMDIIPDFSSEPVPSGLNPQTHRPPSPVPSCVSMKSDRSMDIIPDFSSEPVPSGLNPQTHRPPSPVPSCVSMKSDRSMDIIPDFSSEPVPSGLNPQTHRPPSPVPSCVSMKSDRSMDIILDFSSEPVPSGLKLSADLTQDQSRCGVCEQVLRDPVITTCGHSFCRQCISSDWEQPGLPGDQVCPQCGKTCRTQPPLQPPLDEHTDMSTQGEHTGLINSRRHLHAEHTPGRKRELDEDLRRVIKNHKVSLKRRFENISEGIIKPGAEILLNKIYTELYITEGESEGVNKEHEVWQVESASRSQNTEDTPINCNDIFKPLPGQKKQIRTVMTKGVAGIGKTVSVQKFILDWTDGVANQDIDFMLPLSFRELNLVKGDQYSLHRLLLDFHPELKELNDGEGYKDCQVVFIFDGLDESRLTLNLEQNSKLSDVKQTSSVDVLMTSLIQGTLLPSALIWITSRPAAASQIPAQYINQVTEVRGFNDPQKEEYFRKRIGDDSQANRIISHIKASRSLHIMCHIPVFCWIAATVLEQIMKKKNIKDIPKTLTEMFIQFLLIQTTRKDQKYQSETKANQAKVLESQREILLKLAELAFRSLDNGNLMFYEEDLQECGIDVSEASVYSGMCTEIFKTESVFHQKKVYCFVHLSVQEFLAALYVFHSYVTENLAALTSLISDEHRQRDDPNPSILSSLQAVLGLQSQDHLHVLLKSAVDEALKSSNGHLDLFLRFLMGISLESNQRLLKGLLNQTYSTSKSIKETCQYMKELNREDLSPERCINLFHCLFEMNDHSMHKEIQKFLSSPKNIKQKLSPAHCSALAHMLLMSEDVLEEFDLKKYNTSDEGRRRLIPAVRCCRKARLFECRLSEKSCGIVGTVLQSPNSLTELDLNHNDLGDSGVQLLSKGLSSPNCKLQTLRLAECKLSENACGVVAAVLQSPNSLTELDLNHNDLGDSGVQLLSKGLSSPNCKLQTLRLSKCGVSDEGYVCLSLALMINPSCVKELYVNNNHSGGSAQKLLSATLEDPHRKVETLQFADCKLSDKSCEIVASVLQSANSLLQLDLSDNDLGDSGVQLLSKGLSSFNCKIHTLRLSDCLISEKGCGFLASALSSNPSHLKLLDLSYNYPGESGLKLLSARLEDPVCKLEILKTDHASLSKARPRLLRYACDLTLDPNTAHRRLSLSEGNRKVTHVEKQQPYPEHPERFDSWHQVLCREGLTGRCYWEAEWSGVVGARISVAYKSIERKGDSYDVIMGQNAKSWSLDYSSGLSYYVLHNNKHTGIPAPSSRSRTVGVYLDWPAGTLSFYSVSTDTLTHLHTFHSTFTEPLYPGFYVWGEVSLRKIT
- the LOC121718788 gene encoding NACHT, LRR and PYD domains-containing protein 3-like isoform X4 yields the protein MSSCEKEDHDCEPQSPQTHRPPSPVPSCVSMKSDRSMDIIPDFSSEPVPSGLNPQTHRPPSPVPSCVSMKSDRSMDIIPDFSSEPVPSGLNPQTHRPPSPVPSCVSMKSDRSMDIIPDFSSEPVPSGLNPQTHRPPSPVPSCVSMKSDRSMDIILDFSSEPVPSGLKLSADLTQDQSRCGVCEQVLRDPVITTCGHSFCRQCISSDWEQPGLPGDQVCPQCGKTCRTQPPLQPPLDEHTDMSTQGEHTGLINSRRHLHAEHTPGRKRELDEDLRRVIKNHKVSLKRRFENISEGIIKPGAEILLNKIYTELYITEGESEGVNKEHEVWQVESASRSQNTEDTPINCNDIFKPLPGQKKQIRTVMTKGVAGIGKTVSVQKFILDWTDGVANQDIDFMLPLSFRELNLVKGDQYSLHRLLLDFHPELKELNDGEGYKDCQVVFIFDGLDESRLTLNLEQNSKLSDVKQTSSVDVLMTSLIQGTLLPSALIWITSRPAAASQIPAQYINQVTEVRGFNDPQKEEYFRKRIGDDSQANRIISHIKASRSLHIMCHIPVFCWIAATVLEQIMKKKNIKDIPKTLTEMFIQFLLIQTTRKDQKYQSETKANQAKVLESQREILLKLAELAFRSLDNGNLMFYEEDLQECGIDVSEASVYSGMCTEIFKTESVFHQKKVYCFVHLSVQEFLAALYVFHSYVTENLAALTSLISDEHRQRDDPNPSILSSLQAVLGLQSQDHLHVLLKSAVDEALKSSNGHLDLFLRFLMGISLESNQRLLKGLLNQTYSTSKSIKETCQYMKELNREDLSPERCINLFHCLFEMNDHSMHKEIQKFLSSPKNIKQKLSPAHCSALAHMLLMSEDVLEEFDLKKYNTSDEGRRRLIPAVRCCRKARLFECRLSEKSCGIVGTVLQSPNSLTELDLNHNDLGDSGVQLLSKGLSSPNCKLQTLRLAECKLSENACGVVAAVLQSPNSLTELDLNHNDLGDSGVQLLSKGLSSPNCKLQTLRLSKCGVSDEGYVCLSLALMINPSCVKELYVNNNHSGGSAQKLLSATLEDPHRKVETLQFADCKLSDKSCEIVASVLQSANSLLQLDLSDNDLGDSGVQLLSKGLSSFNCKIHTLRTDHASLSKARPRLLRYACDLTLDPNTAHRRLSLSEGNRKVTHVEKQQPYPEHPERFDSWHQVLCREGLTGRCYWEAEWSGVVGARISVAYKSIERKGDSYDVIMGQNAKSWSLDYSSGLSYYVLHNNKHTGIPAPSSRSRTVGVYLDWPAGTLSFYSVSTDTLTHLHTFHSTFTEPLYPGFYVWGEVSLRKIT
- the LOC121718788 gene encoding NACHT, LRR and PYD domains-containing protein 3-like isoform X6, giving the protein MSSCEKEDHDCEPQSPQTHRPPSPVPSCVSMKSDRSMDIIPDFSSEPVPSGLNPQTHRPPSPVPSCVSMKSDRSMDIIPDFSSEPVPSGLNPQTHRPPSPVPSCVSMKSDRSMDIIPDFSSEPVPSGLNPQTHRPPSPVPSCVSMKSDRSMDIILDFSSEPVPSGLKLSADLTQDQSRCGVCEQVLRDPVITTCGHSFCRQCISSDWEQPGLPGDQVCPQCGKTCRTQPPLQPPLDEHTDMSTQGEHTGLINSRRHLHAEHTPGRKRELDEDLRRVIKNHKVSLKRRFENISEGIIKPGAEILLNKIYTELYITEGESEGVNKEHEVWQVESASRSQNTEDTPINCNDIFKPLPGQKKQIRTVMTKGVAGIGKTVSVQKFILDWTDGVANQDIDFMLPLSFRELNLVKGDQYSLHRLLLDFHPELKELNDGEGYKDCQVVFIFDGLDESRLTLNLEQNSKLSDVKQTSSVDVLMTSLIQGTLLPSALIWITSRPAAASQIPAQYINQVTEVRGFNDPQKEEYFRKRIGDDSQANRIISHIKASRSLHIMCHIPVFCWIAATVLEQIMKKKNIKDIPKTLTEMFIQFLLIQTTRKDQKYQSETKANQAKVLESQREILLKLAELAFRSLDNGNLMFYEEDLQECGIDVSEASVYSGMCTEIFKTESVFHQKKVYCFVHLSVQEFLAALYVFHSYVTENLAALTSLISDEHRQRDDPNPSILSSLQAVLGLQSQDHLHVLLKSAVDEALKSSNGHLDLFLRFLMGISLESNQRLLKGLLNQTYSTSKSIKETCQYMKELNREDLSPERCINLFHCLFEMNDHSMHKEIQKFLSSPKNIKQKLSPAHCSALAHMLLMSEDVLEEFDLKKYNTSDEGRRRLIPAVRCCRKARLAECKLSENACGVVAAVLQSPNSLTELDLNHNDLGDSGVQLLSKGLSSPNCKLQTLRFADCKLSDKSCEIVASVLQSANSLLQLDLSDNDLGDSGVQLLSKGLSSFNCKIHTLRLSDCLISEKGCGFLASALSSNPSHLKLLDLSYNYPGESGLKLLSARLEDPVCKLEILKTDHASLSKARPRLLRYACDLTLDPNTAHRRLSLSEGNRKVTHVEKQQPYPEHPERFDSWHQVLCREGLTGRCYWEAEWSGVVGARISVAYKSIERKGDSYDVIMGQNAKSWSLDYSSGLSYYVLHNNKHTGIPAPSSRSRTVGVYLDWPAGTLSFYSVSTDTLTHLHTFHSTFTEPLYPGFYVWGEVSLRKIT
- the LOC121718788 gene encoding NACHT, LRR and PYD domains-containing protein 3-like isoform X5, which codes for MSSCEKEDHDCEPQSPQTHRPPSPVPSCVSMKSDRSMDIIPDFSSEPVPSGLNPQTHRPPSPVPSCVSMKSDRSMDIIPDFSSEPVPSGLNPQTHRPPSPVPSCVSMKSDRSMDIIPDFSSEPVPSGLNPQTHRPPSPVPSCVSMKSDRSMDIILDFSSEPVPSGLKLSADLTQDQSRCGVCEQVLRDPVITTCGHSFCRQCISSDWEQPGLPGDQVCPQCGKTCRTQPPLQPPLDEHTDMSTQGEHTGLINSRRHLHAEHTPGRKRELDEDLRRVIKNHKVSLKRRFENISEGIIKPGAEILLNKIYTELYITEGESEGVNKEHEVWQVESASRSQNTEDTPINCNDIFKPLPGQKKQIRTVMTKGVAGIGKTVSVQKFILDWTDGVANQDIDFMLPLSFRELNLVKGDQYSLHRLLLDFHPELKELNDGEGYKDCQVVFIFDGLDESRLTLNLEQNSKLSDVKQTSSVDVLMTSLIQGTLLPSALIWITSRPAAASQIPAQYINQVTEVRGFNDPQKEEYFRKRIGDDSQANRIISHIKASRSLHIMCHIPVFCWIAATVLEQIMKKKNIKDIPKTLTEMFIQFLLIQTTRKDQKYQSETKANQAKVLESQREILLKLAELAFRSLDNGNLMFYEEDLQECGIDVSEASVYSGMCTEIFKTESVFHQKKVYCFVHLSVQEFLAALYVFHSYVTENLAALTSLISDEHRQRDDPNPSILSSLQAVLGLQSQDHLHVLLKSAVDEALKSSNGHLDLFLRFLMGISLESNQRLLKGLLNQTYSTSKSIKETCQYMKELNREDLSPERCINLFHCLFEMNDHSMHKEIQKFLSSPKNIKQKLSPAHCSALAHMLLMSEDVLEEFDLKKYNTSDEGRRRLIPAVRCCRKARLFECRLSEKSCGIVGTVLQSPNSLTELDLNHNDLGDSGVQLLSKGLSSPNCKLQTLRLAECKLSENACGVVAAVLQSPNSLTELDLNHNDLGDSGVQLLSKGLSSPNCKLQTLRFADCKLSDKSCEIVASVLQSANSLLQLDLSDNDLGDSGVQLLSKGLSSFNCKIHTLRLSDCLISEKGCGFLASALSSNPSHLKLLDLSYNYPGESGLKLLSARLEDPVCKLEILKTDHASLSKARPRLLRYACDLTLDPNTAHRRLSLSEGNRKVTHVEKQQPYPEHPERFDSWHQVLCREGLTGRCYWEAEWSGVVGARISVAYKSIERKGDSYDVIMGQNAKSWSLDYSSGLSYYVLHNNKHTGIPAPSSRSRTVGVYLDWPAGTLSFYSVSTDTLTHLHTFHSTFTEPLYPGFYVWGEVSLRKIT
- the LOC121718788 gene encoding NLR family CARD domain-containing protein 3-like isoform X7, whose protein sequence is MSSCEKEDHDCEPQSPQTHRPPSPVPSCVSMKSDRSMDIIPDFSSEPVPSGLNPQTHRPPSPVPSCVSMKSDRSMDIIPDFSSEPVPSGLNPQTHRPPSPVPSCVSMKSDRSMDIIPDFSSEPVPSGLNPQTHRPPSPVPSCVSMKSDRSMDIILDFSSEPVPSGLKLSADLTQDQSRCGVCEQVLRDPVITTCGHSFCRQCISSDWEQPGLPGDQVCPQCGKTCRTQPPLQPPLDEHTDMSTQGEHTGLINSRRHLHAEHTPGRKRELDEDLRRVIKNHKVSLKRRFENISEGIIKPGAEILLNKIYTELYITEGESEGVNKEHEVWQVESASRSQNTEDTPINCNDIFKPLPGQKKQIRTVMTKGVAGIGKTVSVQKFILDWTDGVANQDIDFMLPLSFRELNLVKGDQYSLHRLLLDFHPELKELNDGEGYKDCQVVFIFDGLDESRLTLNLEQNSKLSDVKQTSSVDVLMTSLIQGTLLPSALIWITSRPAAASQIPAQYINQVTEVRGFNDPQKEEYFRKRIGDDSQANRIISHIKASRSLHIMCHIPVFCWIAATVLEQIMKKKNIKDIPKTLTEMFIQFLLIQTTRKDQKYQSETKANQAKVLESQREILLKLAELAFRSLDNGNLMFYEEDLQECGIDVSEASVYSGMCTEIFKTESVFHQKKVYCFVHLSVQEFLAALYVFHSYVTENLAALTSLISDEHRQRDDPNPSILSSLQAVLGLQSQDHLHVLLKSAVDEALKSSNGHLDLFLRFLMGISLESNQRLLKGLLNQTYSTSKSIKETCQYMKELNREDLSPERCINLFHCLFEMNDHSMHKEIQKFLSSPKNIKQKLSPAHCSALAHMLLMSEDVLEEFDLKKYNTSDEGRRRLIPAVRCCRKARFADCKLSDKSCEIVASVLQSANSLLQLDLSDNDLGDSGVQLLSKGLSSFNCKIHTLRLSDCLISEKGCGFLASALSSNPSHLKLLDLSYNYPGESGLKLLSARLEDPVCKLEILKTDHASLSKARPRLLRYACDLTLDPNTAHRRLSLSEGNRKVTHVEKQQPYPEHPERFDSWHQVLCREGLTGRCYWEAEWSGVVGARISVAYKSIERKGDSYDVIMGQNAKSWSLDYSSGLSYYVLHNNKHTGIPAPSSRSRTVGVYLDWPAGTLSFYSVSTDTLTHLHTFHSTFTEPLYPGFYVWGEVSLRKIT